One segment of Carya illinoinensis cultivar Pawnee chromosome 1, C.illinoinensisPawnee_v1, whole genome shotgun sequence DNA contains the following:
- the LOC122315927 gene encoding RPM1-interacting protein 4-like isoform X2 has product MAAKNGGKGSGVSSSSWERKASSQGSSHSLAPLTPGRSQPRSVARGNESPDHSAAVPKFGEWDDSNPVPTVGYTAIFDMMQQEKQVEAGKVPVGASENSHSNGYKQPDNKNSKSRCCFPWASK; this is encoded by the exons ATGGCG GCAAAGAATGGAGGCAAAGGCAGTGGAGTGTCTTCTTCCTCGTGGGAAAGGAAGGCTTCGTCTCAAGGTAGCAGTCATAGCTTAGCTCCATTGACTCCAGGAAGGTCTCAACCAAGATCAGTTGCTCGGGGCAATGAAAGT CCTGATCACAGTGCTGCTGTTCCAAAATTTGGTGAGTGGGATGACAGCAACCCTGTGCCAACTGTAGGTTACACTGCGATTTTTGACATGATGCAACAGGAGAAGCAAGTTGAGGCTGGAAAGGTACCAGTTGGGGCAAGTGAAAACTCTCATTCAAATGGCTACAAGCAACCTGATAATAAAAATTCCAAG AGCCGTTGCTGCTTTCCATGGGCGAGCAAATGA
- the LOC122315927 gene encoding protein NOI4-like isoform X1 has translation MALGHSPLDHHYQAKNGGKGSGVSSSSWERKASSQGSSHSLAPLTPGRSQPRSVARGNESPDHSAAVPKFGEWDDSNPVPTVGYTAIFDMMQQEKQVEAGKVPVGASENSHSNGYKQPDNKNSKSRCCFPWASK, from the exons ATGGCG CTTGGGCACTCACCTCTGGACCATCATTACCAGGCAAAGAATGGAGGCAAAGGCAGTGGAGTGTCTTCTTCCTCGTGGGAAAGGAAGGCTTCGTCTCAAGGTAGCAGTCATAGCTTAGCTCCATTGACTCCAGGAAGGTCTCAACCAAGATCAGTTGCTCGGGGCAATGAAAGT CCTGATCACAGTGCTGCTGTTCCAAAATTTGGTGAGTGGGATGACAGCAACCCTGTGCCAACTGTAGGTTACACTGCGATTTTTGACATGATGCAACAGGAGAAGCAAGTTGAGGCTGGAAAGGTACCAGTTGGGGCAAGTGAAAACTCTCATTCAAATGGCTACAAGCAACCTGATAATAAAAATTCCAAG AGCCGTTGCTGCTTTCCATGGGCGAGCAAATGA